DNA from Sphingosinicella humi:
AGGGCGACGAGCCCGGCCGCCGCGCGCATGGCGAGCAGCGCGCGGCAGCATTCGACGAGCCGCGCGGCATGGTCCGCATAATCGGGATCGGCCTTGAGGAGACCCGCCGAGATCGATCGCGGCTCGCCGTCCTTCTTGATTACGATGGCGGCGAGATCGGCGAGACCGGCGGCCCGCCCCGCCCCGTCTCCGGACAGCCAGCCGGAGATGACGTCGCAGCAGTTGAGCCCGGTCGACGTGCCCCAGGCACGATTGGCGGCGGCAATCGCGTCGACCGTTTTTCGGTCAAAGACGTCGTCGCCGCAGGCCGTGGCGATGGCCTCGTCTATGTCGCCGAGGGGCAGAGCGAAGACGTGGCGAAGGCGTGCCTCGACTCCCTCGCGCGGGCCCAGCGTCTCCATCGCGGCCGGCGCGCGCGCGCATTCCATCAGGAAGGCCTCGGCGCCGCCCTCGCCAAGGCGATGGCTGAGCGCCTGCAGGTCGCGCACCAGCGGCTGGTCCCCTTCCCGCTCGGCGCGGACGAGCAGGTCGGCCAAGGTCTGGCGGGCCAGCAACTGCTCTTCCCGGCCTTCGAGCGGCCGGAAGCCGGGGACGAGCCCTGCTTCCGACGGAAAGGCGGCGAGCAGACTCTGGGCGAAGGCGTGGATGGTCTGGATGCGCAGCCCGCCCCCCGGCGCGTCGAGCACGCGCGCGAACAGGGTGCGGGCCCGCTCGCGCATCTCGGGCCCGACCGGTTCGCCGAGCGCGGCCAACTCGACGGCGAGCGCCGCATCCTTCAGCCGCACCCAATAAGCGAGCCGCTCGTGGATGCGATGCGCCATCTCGGCGGCGCCGGCCTTGGTGAAGGTGAGGCAGAGGATGGAGGCCGGATCGACGCCCGAAAGCAGCAGCCGCAGCACCCGGGCGGTCAGCACATGCGTCTTGCCGGTGCCGGCCGAGGCGGACAGCGCCGCATGGTCGCGCGGCGACGACGCACGAAGCTGATCGCCCGCCAGGCGCGCCAGAGGCTTCAAACGCTTAGGCAATCGAACAACCCCGCATCCCGGCCGAGCATAAGGAGCGATTTGCGCCCGCGCCACGCCTCAATGCCAGCGCGTGACGAACGACAGGTTTCATGGGCTATTGCCGAACCTCACGGTTACCTGCGCGCGCGAGCATTCGGATCGACGACAATGCGAAATTGGTGGTACCAGGATCATGTGATGCTCGGGCCATAGGGTAGTCGCTGAGGAGAGCGCGATGCGGATGGTGTTCCTGTTTGCCGGGATGGCGATGATGGCGAGCGGCCCGGCTCAGGCAGCGGAAGTCTATGGCGGCGTCCTGGCGCACGACATCGATTCCCCGCTGACGCACGGCGGCCGCGAGGGAGGCGCCGACTTCCAACTCGGCTGGCGCGGCGAGCGCATTGGGGCCTTGAGCTTCATCGGCGCCCCCTCCCCTTATCTGTTCGGCTCTCTCCATAGCGGCGGCGACACCCATTATGCGGCGGCCGGGGTCAGCTGGAGGATCGGGGGCCGTCTGTTCCTCCGGCCCGGCATCGGCATCGCCGTTCATATGCGCAGCGACGATGGCGTAGAAGACGGGCGGAGAACCGATCTCGGCTCGCGTGTGCTGTTCGAGCCCGAGCTTAGCCTCGGCTACCAGATCAGCGTTCGCATGGCCGTCGAGGCGAGTTGGGTTCATCTGAGCCACGCGCAGCTGCTCAGCCGGCAGAATCCAGGCATGGACAGCGTCGGAATTCGGCTGAACTACCGCCTGCGCTGACCCATGCAACCGCCCCTCAACCCCCTCGTTCTCGACGAGAGACTGCTCCGCGACCTCCTGCTCGTGCTCGATCTCGCCGGGACTTTCGTCTTTGCGATCAGCGGGGCGATGCTGGGGGTCAGGAACAGGCTCGACTTCTTTGGCGTGCTGGCGCTGTCCTTCGTCGCATCCAGCGCGGGCGGGATCACGAGAGATCTGCTGATCGGTGCCCTGCCTCCGGCGGCGATCAACGACTGGCGCTATTTCGCGGTCGCCATGGGGGCGGGGGTGGCGATCTTTTTCTGGTACTCGCCTATATCCCGCCTGCGCAAAGCGATCCTGGTCTTCGACGCCGCGGGCCTCGCGCTCTTCGCGGTCGCCGGGGCCGAGAAAGCGCTCGCCTTCGGCCTCAACCCGATGATGGCGGCGCTGCTCGGCATGGTGACGGGCATCGGCGGAGGGATCATGCGTGACCTGCTCGTCGCTCGGACCCCGGCGGTGCTTCAAAGGGATCTCTATGCGATTGCCGCGCTGGCCGGGTCGTCGTTGGTCGTCATCGGCCATCTGCTGGATTGGGCGGTTATTCCCACTGCCATCGCGGCCGCCGCCCTTTGCTTCGGGATTCGCCTGATCGCGGTCCGACGCGGCTGGAGCCTCCCTGTCGCCGCCTCCTCCGAGCAGGATGAGTCGAGTTCCTGAGACGACATGCATCTGGGTAACGGCTGATTGGGCAAGTCGGATGGACTCAACGGAGCAGCTGGCGTTGCCGATCCTCCACGAGGACATCGCCATTCTCCTCATGCTCATGGCTATTGTCGTCCTCTTTTTCATCCCCGTGGCCGCCGCCGTAGAGCAGCGCCGCCGGGCCGCGCAGCACCTCGATCCGGCGCAGCAGCAGCGGCTCACTGACGATTGTTTCTTGGGTTGCCTACAAGCGGACATTCGTTGTGGGATTT
Protein-coding regions in this window:
- a CDS encoding acyloxyacyl hydrolase; translation: MRMVFLFAGMAMMASGPAQAAEVYGGVLAHDIDSPLTHGGREGGADFQLGWRGERIGALSFIGAPSPYLFGSLHSGGDTHYAAAGVSWRIGGRLFLRPGIGIAVHMRSDDGVEDGRRTDLGSRVLFEPELSLGYQISVRMAVEASWVHLSHAQLLSRQNPGMDSVGIRLNYRLR
- a CDS encoding trimeric intracellular cation channel family protein — translated: MLDLAGTFVFAISGAMLGVRNRLDFFGVLALSFVASSAGGITRDLLIGALPPAAINDWRYFAVAMGAGVAIFFWYSPISRLRKAILVFDAAGLALFAVAGAEKALAFGLNPMMAALLGMVTGIGGGIMRDLLVARTPAVLQRDLYAIAALAGSSLVVIGHLLDWAVIPTAIAAAALCFGIRLIAVRRGWSLPVAASSEQDESSS